A single window of Drosophila suzukii chromosome 3, CBGP_Dsuzu_IsoJpt1.0, whole genome shotgun sequence DNA harbors:
- the Son gene encoding protein Son yields the protein MTENTEKAASVEPPQLAESQSNPPEQEPLARTEVPPIKVKSERPDAEVEAKLRALNAKIKADALAQQRRSNSKEQGDETDGSDSSSSTENKKDIKPVKTSNEILAELFGVFNAAPPEELLDDKNLLKKKKKVKKEKKDKKAKKKKSTKSDGECSDSEGEGKHKHKRKKHKHKHKDGKIKDRDKGKETATAPPAPPEKETKKSESRKRSAAETVSQAEFHPVKRERHEREREREREKEREKEREREREKEREREREKERARSHNSFYNGHREAERSKGSEATRTKSRQANDLSDVSLSDEESYLREKASNGRRRPHNSFYDGKEEPKLSPKRSPKRNTRESNSRRNRRSRSRSRDLGIDKNRLLEIARKNAISMFKRGTLPGVANMTPEIKDKVLVKMRYGGRTVQDLTDFCKKISNGDGLSDLSSEEDSDVDKNGNAKAFHHPFQLKEREPIVMHIRNSTALVPAPSRLDDQTKAITMQFPVSSGQTHRNNEVWVPVERKDALVQLPSLPPAKQATNMFKETPKNVFAKTMPSQEQQQPAFKSVGGASLVPPAAATPSLNVPQPVPPPISKEPVPPTPATPFVPEVPIPSTTPATPTPSASIFPDVTPPSMDVSSIITQRLSAIRRLQDNPADSEALKMMYHAQRNMSSWANSKHLPGQFTGSTGAQVMKAHELSSGPQLWVRKDQLTSTKPVTGGMGMALLQKMGWKPGEGLGRCKTGSLQPLLLDVKLDKRGLVSREDLKPPPTRQSAVQRRNKNTSGPVGGCGPPGTGAGAGAPLVTQDKHPVCVLNELTSKNKWTPPQYKLRQDIGPAHNRSFLFSVEINGLTYTPERGCNNKKEAKLNAATLCLRALGILPPS from the exons ATGACGGAGAACACGGAGAAAGCGGCGAGCGTGGAGCCGCCGCAACTGGCGGAGTCTCAGTCAAATCCTCCAGAGCAGGAGCCACTTGCTCGGACCGAGGTTCCGCCAATCAAGGTAAAGAGCGAGCGACCGGACGCGGAGGTGGAGGCCAAACTCCGGGCCCTGAATGCCAAGATCAAGGCGGATGCACTGGCCCAGCAGCGGAGAAGCAACAGCAAGGAGCAGGGAGACGAAACGGATGGCAGTGACAGCTCTTCCTCGACGGAAAACAAGAAGGACATTAAGCCGGTAAAGACCTCCAACGAGATCCTCGCCGAGCTCTTTGGGGTGTTCAACGCTGCTCCTCCGGAGGAACTGCTAGACGATAAGAATCTGctcaagaaaaaaaagaaggtCAAGAAGGAGAAGAAGGACAAAAAAGCCAAAAAGAAGAAGTCAACTAAGTCGGATGGCGAGTGCAGCGACTCTGAGGGGGAGGGAAAGCACAAGCATAAGCGCAAGAAGCACAAGCACAAACACAAAGATGGCAAAATCAAAGATAGGGACAAAGGCAAGGAGACGGCTACGGCGCCACCAGCTCCACCTGAGAAGGAGACAAAAAAGTCTGAAAGCAGGAAAAGAAGCGCGGCAGAGACTGTTAGCCAAGCGGAGTTTCATCCCGTCAAGCGGGAGCGGCATGAAAGGGAGCGTGAAAGGGAGCGTGAAAAGGAGCGTGAAAAGGAACGCGAAAGGGAGCGTGAGAAGGAACGCGAAAGGGAGCGTGAAAAGGAACGTGCCCGCTCCCACAATAGCTTCTACAACGGCCACCGGGAAGCGGAACGCTCGAAAGGATCTGAAGCTACCAGGACCAAGTCACGACAGGCAAACGACTTGTCCGATGTGTCGCTGTCGGACGAGGAGTCCTACCTCCGCGAAAAGGCGTCCAATGGTCGTCGACGGCCGCACAACAGCTTCTACGATGGCAAGGAAGAACCAAAACTGTCACCCAAAAGGTCACCCAAGCGGAACACCCGTGAATCAAACTCCAGAAGGAATCGAAGGTCCAGATCTCGCTCTCGTGATCTCGGAATCGATAAGAACCGCTTGCTCGAGATTGCGCGAAAGAACGCCATTAGCATGTTTAAGCGAGGCACCCTACCCGGCGTGGCTAACATGACGCCAGAGATTAAAGACAAGGTGCTGGTCAAGATGCGCTACGGCGGACGCACTGTTCAGGATCTGACTGACTTCTGCAAGAAGATCTCGAACGGCGACGGACTGTCCGATCTGAGTTCCGAAGAGGATTCCGATGTGGACAAGAATGGCAATGCAAAAGCCTTTCATCATCCCTTTCAGCTGAAAGAGCGGGAGCCAATTGTGATGCACATACGGAACTCGACGGCACTGGTTCCCGCGCCGTCCCGGCTCGACGACCAAACGAAAGCCATAACCATGCAGTTTCCAGTTTCCTCGGGTCAGACGCATCGCAATAATGAGGTCTGGGTGCCGGTGGAACGCAAGGATGCCCTGGTGCAGCTGCCCTCCCTGCCGCCGGCCAAACAGGCTACCAATATGTTCAAGGAAACGCCGAAGAACGTATTTGCCAAGACGATGCCTtcgcaggagcagcagcaacccGCCTTTAAGTCGGTGGGAGGAGCATCTCTAGTCCCACCAGCAGCTGCAACACCGTCTCTCAATGTTCCTCAACCCGTCCCGCCGCCCATATCAAAAGAGCCTGTTCCTCCAACCCCTGCTACTCCATTTGTACCCGAGGTGCCCATCCCCTCGACTACACCAGCGACGCCGACTCCAAGTGCTTCCATCTTTCCGGATGTGACTCCGCCCTCCATGGACGTCTCCAGCATAATCACCCAGCGTCTTAGTGCCATTCGCCGCCTGCAG GACAATCCGGCCGACTCTGAAGCTCTGAAAATGATGTACCATGCGCAACGCAACATGTCGTCGTGGGCAAACTCAAAGCACCTGCCCGGACAGTTCACGGGGAGCACAGGTGCTCAAGTGATGAAGGCCCATGAGCTGAGCAGCGGTCCGCAGCTGTGGGTGCGGAAGGACCAATTGACCTCTACCAAGCCGGTAACTGGTGGCATGGGCATGGCACTGCTGCAGAAGATGGGCTGGAAGCCGGGCGAAGGACTGGGCAGATGTAAAACCGGATCCCTGCAACCCCTTCTACTGGACGTGAAGCTAGACAAGCGTGGGCTGGTGTCGCGTGAGGACCTAAAGCCGCCGCCAACGCGTCAGTCAGCTGTCCAGcgaagaaataaaaatacatcCGGCCCTGTCGGAGGTTGTGGCCCTCCTGGAACGGGTGCAGGTGCGGGAGCGCCACTGGTCACCCAGGACAAACATCCCGTGTGTGTGCTCAACGAACTGACCTCAAAGAACAAGTGGACGCCGCCGCAGTACAAGCTGCGCCAGGATATCGGCCCCGCGCACAACCGCTCCTTCCTTTTCTCGGTCGAGATCAACGGACTGACTTATACGCCGGAAAGAGGATGCAACAACAAGAAGGAGGCTAAGCTAAACGCCGCCACGTTATGTTTGAGAGCTTTAGGCATCCTTCCGCCTAGTTAG
- the LOC108017453 gene encoding zinc finger protein 883 has protein sequence METCRTCAISMFVCDFENGSNNSHFLDLHHPEMVQIRQQFVNWNLKISPNDGLPQKICSDCFTKFCSINAFRVACQEAQLKLSNIYDKIDASSLEEEHQGDLDQAEEHRGTETTKPTTTVSAETQPNTASETIEIFVDAVDLDEDAEEHPHPSGESAPPELTIRYTCKFCLLPQESYQLQQLLLEHINTSHDPEQPYNCPECEARFQDAASRTVHLKSSHVEKQHACGVCGKKYGDRHNLRHHVEKYHSETDFECALCEKRFYTRKSLNYHMKWHNPDRQFKCRHGGCERLFISQRHLMCHEATHSGTSARKSEHCGFCGKTFIHLKTLRWHIYRQHGGEKPYKCANCTEVFASYAEKRIHMLERHRENLTAIERSECMLCRQPFTSEQDLIQHMSVEHLQRPGAPVIANNKRVLQQKRERQYSGLFQCGSCTQRFNMKSALERHAAVHSEKDRPHACPHCSKRFKRAQDMKWHIKTHEKEKPNVCDVCGKAFALKYVLTQHRLSHEVLEKNFKCNVCGRAYLFEKSLRLHQRVHTGKTYYKCDLCQERFVTHIKLKTHMQKTHAASQPHSADHPLDDLINIVIS, from the exons ATGGAAACGTGTCGCACCTGTGCGATTTCCATGTTTGTGTGCGACTTCGAGAatggcagcaacaacagccacTTCCTGGACCTCCATCATCCCGAGATGGTCCAAATCCGCCAGCAGTTCGTCAACTGGAATCTGAAG ATCTCTCCCAATGATGGGCTGCCCCAAAAGATCTGCAGCGACTGCTTCACCAAATTCTGCTCGATAAACGCATTTCGAGTGGCCTGCCAGGAGGCGCAGTTGAAGTTGTCCAATATCTACGACAAGATCGATGCCAGCAGCTTGGAGGAGGAGCACCAAGGGGACTTggaccaggcggaggagcaTCGGGGAACAGAAACAACCAAGCCAACAACGACGGTTTCAGCCGAAACACAACCAAACACTGCCAGTGAAACCATAGAGATTTTTGTGGATGCCGTAGACCTCGATGAGGACGCCGAGGAGCATCCACATCCATCTGGGGAGTCTGCTCCTCCGGAACTGACCATTAGATACACCTGCAAGTTCTGCCTGTTGCCTCAGGAGAGCTATCAGCTGCAGCAGCTTCTGCTGGAGCACATCAACACCAGCCACGATCCGGAGCAGCCGTACAATTGTCCGGAGTGCGAGGCCCGCTTCCAGGATGCCGCCTCTAGAACTGTGCACCTGAAGAGCAGCCACGTGGAGAAACAACATGCCTGCGGGGTTTGCGGCAAGAAGTACGGCGATCGGCACAATCTGCGCCACCACGTGGAGAAGTACCACTCGGAGACGGACTTCGAGTGCGCGCTGTGCGAGAAGCGATTCTACACCCGCAAGAGCCTCAACTACCACATGAAGTGGCACAATCCGGACCGCCAGTTCAAGTGTCGCCACGGTGGCTGCGAGCGACTCTTTATCAGCCAGCGCCACCTCATGTGCCACGAGGCCACCCACTCGGGCACCAGCGCCAGGAAGAGCGAGCACTGCGGCTTCTGCGGAAAGA CTTTTATACACCTGAAGACCCTTCGCTGGCACATTTACAGACAGCACGGCGGAGAGAAGCCCTACAAGTGTGCCAACTGCACGGAGG TTTTCGCATCCTACGCGGAGAAGCGAATCCACATGCTGGAGCGGCACAGGGAGAATCTAACTGCCATCGAGCGGAGCGAGTGCATGTTGTGTCGCCAGCCCTTTACCAGCGAACAGGATCTGATCCAGCACATGTCCGTGGAGCATCTGCAACGTCCCGGGGCTCCGGTgatcgccaacaacaagcgGGTGCTGCAGCAGAAGCGGGAACGACAGTACTCCGGACTCTTCCAGTGTGGCAGCTGCACGCAGCGATTCAACATGAAGTCGGCGCTGGAGCGGCACGCTGCCGTACACTCGGAAAAAGATCGACCCCATGCCTGTCCCCACTGCTCCAAGAGGTTCAAGCGCGCCCAGGACATGAAGTGGCACATCAAGACCCATGAAAAGGAGAAGCCCAATGTGTGCGATGTCTGTGGAAAGGCCTTTGCACTCAAGTATGTGCTCACCCAGCATAGATTGAGTCATGAGG TCTTGGAAAAAAACTTCAAGTGCAACGTTTGCGGTCGAGCCTATCTGTTTGAGAAGTCATTGCGGCTGCATCAGCGTGTTCATACTGGCAAAACCTACTATAAATGCGATCTCTGTCAAGAGAGATTCGTCACGCACATTAAGCTCAAAA CTCACATGCAAAAGACACACGCCGCCTCTCAGCCGCACTCTGCGGACCACCCTCTGGATGATCTGATCAACATTGTGATTTCCTAA
- the LOC108014040 gene encoding uncharacterized protein encodes MAIKVVTQHVLNKKFEDFEYCYLKSVNRSYKYVSLKVNLFKTPITKFRGILYKRFSGYRPFMFNVTVDACRFLNDTRSNPIVSYFLEFFKPFSNINHSCPFNHDLIVDKVSIDSVNYRVTKVLPFPEGAYLLETHWIAYDINRAVVKVYGTIS; translated from the exons ATGGCTATAAAGGTGGTTACTCAACATGTACTTAATAAAAAGTTTGAAGATTTTGAGTATTGCTATTTAAAGTCGGTAAATCGAAGCTACAAATATGTATCGCTAAAGGTAAATTTATTCAAAACTCCAATTACGAAA TTTAGGGGTATACTCTACAAACGATTCAGCGGCTACAGGCCTTTCATGTTTAATGTCACCGTGGATGCCTGTAGATTCTTGAATGATACAAGGTCGAACCCAATAGTTAGTTACTTTTTGGAGTTCTTTAAACCCTTCTCGAATATTAACCACAGCTGCCCCTTTAAT CATGATCTTATTGTGGATAAGGTTTCCATTGACTCTGTTAACTATCGAGTTACGAAGGTTCTACCTTTTCCAGAAGGCGCTTACTTACTGGAAACCCATTGGATTGCTTACGATATCAATCGGGCAGTGGTAAAGGTATATGGCACTATATcctaa
- the P58IPK gene encoding dnaJ homolog subfamily C member 3 translates to MALPLSDLLMIGGGEKKLAACLLILLMELFLEGAESSASPADIENHLELGKEFLARGQLSDALTHYHAAVEGDANNYLTLFKRGTVYLALGKTRFAVQDFSRVLELKPDFTAARIQRGVVYMKSGEYEQAIVDFEQVLQEEPNNGLVLEHYSRLTPAQEQWSLVKQLILHNDHQNAIGMITQLLEISPWAVPFRQARSDAYIAVNDPLSAIADLRQVNRLTQDSTEGHYNIAQLLYTIGHATNALKEIRECLKFDPEHKLCFPFYKKLRKVEKQLVNAEQAREEKQFADCISAGEAVLRHEPVETMIRYEGHKVLCNCYTGDEQFGKALQQCKEALDIMKDAQVYCDRAEALLGTEMFDDAIHSYQAALDLEESNTRAKEGIQRAKKLQKQSERRDYYKILGVKRSATKQEIVKAYRKAAQKWHPDNFRDEEKKVAEKKFIDIAAAKEVLTDPEKRRQFDNGEDPLDPEAAQRGGGGGFHGEHPFGHFQHGSPFQFKFHFN, encoded by the exons ATGGCCTTGCCATTGAGCGACCTACTCATGATCGGCGGCGGCGAGAAGAAACTGGCCGCCTGCCTGCTGATTCTCCTCATGGAGCTCTTCTTGGAAG GCGCCGAGTCGTCGGCCAGTCCGGCGGACATTGAGAACCATCTGGAGCTGGGAAAGGAATTCCTGGCCCGCGGTCAGCTGTCGGATGCACTGACGCACTACCATGCGGCTGTTG AGGGTGATGCCAACAACTACCTGACGCTTTTCAAGCGTGGTACCGTCTACTTGGCGCTGGGCAAAACCCGCTTTGCCGTCCAGGACTTCAGCAGGGTCCTGGAGTTGAAGCCAGACTTTACGGCCGCCCGCATCCAGCGGGGTGTGGTGTACATGAAGAGCGGAGAGTATGAACAAGCGATCGTGGACTTCGAGCAAGTGCTCCAGGAGGAGCCCAACAACGGTCTGGTGCTGGAGCACTACTCCCGCCTGACCCCCGCCCAGGAGCAATGGTCTCTCGTGAAGCAGCTGATTCTGCATAACGACCACCAAAACGCCATTGGCATGATCACACAGTTGCTGGAGATCTCTCCGTGGGCGGTGCCCTTCCGACAGGCTCGCTCAGATGCCTACATTGCCGTCAACGATCCATTGTCCGCCATTGCAGACCTGCGACAGGTAAACCGACTCACCCAGGACAGTACTGAGGGTCACTACAACATCGCGCAGCTGCTGTACACTATTGGCCATGCCACCAATGCCCTGAAGGAGATCCGCGAGTGCCTGAAGTTCGATCCGGAGCACAAGCTCTGCTTCCCCTTCTACAAGAAACTCCGCAAGGTGGAGAAGCAGCTGGTGAACGCAGAGCAGGCACGCGAGGAGAAGCAGTTTGCCGACTGTATATCTGCCGGAGAGGCGGTGCTGCGGCACGAACCAGTGGAGACGATGATCCGGTACGAGGGTCATAAGGTGCTCTGCAATTGCTACACGGGCGACGAACAGTTTGGCAAAGCCTTGCAGCAGTGCAAGGAGGCCCTGGATATTATGAAGGACGCCCAGGTTTACTGTGATCGGGCTGAGGCGCTGCTGGGCACCGAGATGTTCGACGATGCCATACACTCCTACCAAGCGGCACTCGACCTGGAGGAGAGCAACACCCGCGCGAAAGAGGGCATCCAGCGGGCCAAGAAGCTGCAGAAGCAGTCAGAGCGCAGGGACTACTATAAGATATTAGGCGTTAAGCGCAGCGCCACCAAACAGGAGATCGTCAAGGCGTACAGGAAGGCGGCGCAAAAGTGGCATCCGGACAACTTCCGGGACGAGGAGAAGAAGGTGGCCGAGAAGAAGTTCATCGATATCGCCGCCGCCAAGGAGGTGCTGACCGATCCCGAGAAACGCCGGCAGTTTGACAACGGCGAGGATCCCCTGGATCCTGAGGCCGCTCAgcgcggcggcggcggcggcttCCACGGCGAACATCCGTTCGGCCACTTCCAGCACGGGTCGCCGTTCCAGTTCAAGTTCCACTTCAATTAG
- the bocks gene encoding LEM domain-containing protein Bocksbeutel, whose translation MSDTALLDSLSNKELLAKCLQLGLPGVPVTDSTRSVIIRRLKATISGTPLNKGKSASKKATPRRETVHGSQVSTPTSEPVRRSAGRSAARNNGSKISEQGRRTIAYGLDNTSISGRSVQTTTTVSDVGSQSEDDDFYVVDSPGGRYQQDQKNRRSVSLTKSGVLTTSYTREVDQPLYEQEDIPSSYTYERPQVTAAPLHTLPTYEPRIEPSTYRRTDLGFSRPLLTQSNLNSTSYQEASGFNPSLSPVSPRNTFSGSARPFGGPAPAPVRQRSSVAAGGNNLARGRLLQPTTAVNTLYPQLNQFYDQPDNAGEPMETESESEAEAAPIRSSHFATRRSSPLARPQSRKPLVRQHDQVSPMSQFRALLVSLDQKYNLKFYFILVVTVMLATMIYVAMTPNS comes from the coding sequence atGTCCGACACCGCTTTACTGGACTCGTTGAGCAACAAGGAGCTGCTGGCCAAGTGCCTGCAGCTCGGCCTGCCGGGCGTCCCCGTGACGGACAGCACCCGTAGTGTGATCATTCGCCGGCTCAAGGCCACAATCTCTGGGACTCCACTGAACAAAGGCAAATCTGCAAGTAAGAAAGCAACACCCAGACGTGAGACCGTGCACGGCAGCCAGGTTTCGACGCCCACTTCAGAGCCAGTGCGTCGTTCGGCCGGAAGAAGTGCAGCCCGCAACAACGGAAGCAAGATCAGCGAGCAGGGTCGTCGCACCATCGCCTACGGGCTGGACAACACCTCGATCTCTGGGAGGTCGGTACAGACCACGACCACTGTCTCAGATGTGGGTTCCCAGTCGGAGGACGATGACTTCTACGTGGTGGATTCACCTGGAGGCAGATACCAACAGGACCAAAAGAACAGGCGCTCTGTCTCACTGACCAAGTCCGGAGTTCTGACCACTTCGTACACCCGCGAGGTGGACCAGCCGCTGTACGAACAAGAGGACATACCAAGCAGCTACACCTACGAGAGACCACAAGTGACAGCCGCTCCGCTTCACACACTGCCTACCTATGAGCCACGCATCGAACCCTCGACCTACAGACGCACAGATTTGGGTTTCTCGCGACCCCTGCTGACCCAATCTAATCTTAACTCCACCAGCTACCAGGAGGCATCGGGATTCAACCCGTCCCTCTCGCCCGTTTCGCCAAGAAACACTTTCAGCGGCTCCGCCAGGCCTTTTGGCGGTCCAGCACCAGCTCCGGTACGCCAGCGTTCGAGTGTGGCGGCCGGTGGAAACAACTTAGCCCGTGGTCGCCTGCTCCAGCCTACCACCGCGGTGAACACTCTCTATCCGCAACTGAATCAGTTCTACGATCAGCCAGACAATGCAGGCGAACCCATGGAAACCGAGAGCGAGTCCGAGGCGGAGGCAGCCCCGATCCGGAGCAGTCATTTCGCAACCAGACGCTCCTCGCCGTTGGCCAGGCCTCAGAGCAGGAAACCTCTGGTGAGACAGCACGACCAGGTGTCACCCATGTCGCAGTTCCGTGCCTTGCTCGTATCGCTGGATCAGAAATATAATCTCAAGTTCTACTTTATACTGGTAGTGACAGTGATGCTGGCCACCATGATCTATGTGGCCATGACACCCAACTCTTAG